The following proteins are encoded in a genomic region of Amblyraja radiata isolate CabotCenter1 chromosome 19, sAmbRad1.1.pri, whole genome shotgun sequence:
- the atxn7l1 gene encoding ataxin-7-like protein 1 isoform X3: MPHTIPRPKGQERRHGSSCKASLSPASSTSNLTTSPVPMKSKACSSHTTIGSNCKPFKSPKDNLHTSNNKQHQTVFPSKVTRDKSCVPVPIVSLEKIPNLVKTDGANVKMSSTSATISTTSSASSSSAPSASLVKSGLTSTTSKSVPPSPEKILNGKATVPSAIDKKHQNGTKSSNRSHKRLSEREFDPNRHCGVTDPETKKPCTRSLTCKTHSLNHRRAVPGRRKQFDILLAEHKARSREKDTVKDKEHPPVSKETLQSQLLPTQEQVTESLTNTGLDTKGTSPAKSRPSNAVLASRVSATNSINNAGTASNNATALELPLSIIGDLASRMSSDEGEGDGSEETEKLDCHYSGHHPRPLGYCTFGSHLMGRGFYVFDRRWNRFRLALNSMVEKHLNSQMWKKIPPAADSPMPSPTTFSTSVLQPLSSPSAVYLPSSSAITPSYVMTAPMLSSAGFVTATDTNPIMSYNATFPHAATAFSLKDSAFKAPSLLSPVPAVVPSPSLSKPPKTKGSRSSKVKDLPSRSDRGSCNKRKKLPPPVSSPFPSTLQSSATTSPFLGSHKRICILNLGTALNSFPAASSYSAMSVHNTNNGTSAKIDPSGRTTLPGSSTDSIKHMSMVVSSIDPTLSVSSLVHHTGDHALVAHNAMSSLPLTFDKLEGKKRKNSSSNSKSSKITKMPGMNSVHKRSAANVMSSVSEASNNSVSRQIGKSSSTLLSQSSPSTTTNSAHGNRQPKIQQ; the protein is encoded by the exons AAAGAAGACATGGTTCTTCGTGTAAGGCGAGTCTCTCACCAGCTTCTTCGACCTCCAATTTGACAACTTCACCCGTCCCAATGAAATCCAAAGCCTGCAGTAGTCATACCACAATTGGTAGCAACTGCAAGCCTTTCAAGTCACCAAAAGACAATCTACATACCTCCAATAATAAGCAGCATCAGACAGTCTTTCCTTCCAAAGTAACAAGAGATAAATCATG TGTTCCTGTCCCAATTGTAAGCCTTGAGAAGATCCCTAACCTCGTGAAAACAGATGGTGCCAATGTTAAAATGAGTTCCACCTCTGCTACCATCTCCACCACCTCTTCTGCCTCTTCATCTTCCGCACCTTCCGCAAGTTTGGTTAAGTCCGGTTTGACGTCAACTACATCAAAGTCTGTGCCACCTTCACCGGAGAAGATTCTGAATGGAAAAGCAACAGTACCTTCTGCAATAGACAAGAAACATCAGAATGGTACCAAAAGCAGTAACAGGTCTCACAAAAGACTTTCTG AGAGGGAATTTGATCCTAACAGACACTGCGGAGTTACGGATCCTGAGACAAAGAAGCCATGTACAAGGTCACTCACCTGCAAG ACACATTCTCTGAACCATCGGAGAGCAGTGCCAGGTCGAAGGAAACAGTTTGACATTCTTCTCGCTGAACACAAAGCTCGCTCAAGGGAGAAAGACACGGTGAAAGACAAGGAACACCCTCCGGTGTCGAAGGAAACACTTCAGAGCCAGTTACTTCCCACCCAGGAGCAGGTTACAGAATCTTTAACAAACACTGGCTTGGACACTAAAGGTACATCGCCAGCAAAATCCAGACCATCGAATGCTGTCCTTGCCAG CAGAGTTTCAGCGACCAACAGCATAAATAATGCGGGTACTGCATCGAACAATGCAACAGCATTGGAATTGCCATTGTCCATAATTGGAGACTTAGCAAGCCGAATGTCCAGTGACGAAGGAGAAGGGGATGGCTCAGAGGAAACCGAGAAACTGGATTGCCATTATTCTGGGCACCACCCCAGGCCACTCGGA TATTGCACATTTGGGAGCCACCTGATGGGTAGAGGGTTCTATGTCTTTGACCGAAGATGGAACCGTTTTCGACTGGCACTTAATTCAATGGTCGAAAAGCACCTAAATTCGCAGATGTGGAA GAAAATTCCTCCTGCAGCAGACAGCCCGATGCCATCTCCTACAACTTTTTCCACTTCAGTGCTTCAGCCTCTGAGCAGCCCTTCTGCGGTTTATCTTCCTTCGAGCTCAGCAATTACTCCTTCTTACGTGATGACAGCGCCAATGCTGTCCTCGGCAGGCTTCGTGACCGCCACGGACACCAATCCCATCATGTCGTACAACGCCACCTTCCCACATGCAGCGACTGCGTTTAGTTTGAAGGATTCTGCCTTCAAGGCCCCATCGTTACTGTCGCCAGTACCCGCTGTTGTACCTTCCCCGTCGCTCAGTAAACCGCCGAAAACGAAAGGCAGCAGATCGTCCAAAGTCAAGGACCTCCCTTCCCGCAGCGATCGGGGCTCGTGTAACAAGAGGAAGAAACTGCCCCCACCTGTCTCCTCCCCATTTCCATCAACATTACAGAGCTCAGCAACAACGTCGCCATTTTTAGGGTCGCACAAGAGGATCTGTATACTGAACCTGGGCACTGCATTGAACTCATTTCCAGCCGCATCCTCCTACAGCGCAATGTCTGTGCACAATACGAACAATGGAACCAGTGCCAAAATAGATCCCTCAGGACGGACTACTTTGCCTGGCAGCTCGACGGACTCTATTAAACACATGAGCATGGTGGTAAGCAGTATTGACCCCACTCTCTCTGTTTCCTCCTTGGTGCACCATACAGGGGACCATGCACTTGTAGCACATAATGCGATGTCTTCGCTGCCGCTCACTTTTGACAAGTTGGAAGGCAAAAAGCGGAAAAACTCTAGTTCCAACAGTAAATCCAGTAAAATAACCAAAATGCCTGGTATGAACAGTGTTCACAAACGGAGTGCAGCCAACGTCATGTCTTCAGTCTCGGAAGCTTCAAACAATTCTGTCTCTCGCCAG